In the Bicyclus anynana chromosome 22, ilBicAnyn1.1, whole genome shotgun sequence genome, ctttttgaatttcatcatataactaTATTAGACATAAAAAAGTCTTTCaatctgttaaaattaaaaagaactggagatatgtggggcatgtcagtgaaagtaatatcgaACATCATTGATGTTATTGccccccacttagctattatttttaatgaatgtgtggacttggGTATTTTTCCGGACCtgatgaagcatggcaaattgataccactttttaaatcaggtgacaaatctgatcttaataattatagaccgattacaatactGCCTACACTTAGCAAGGtgtttgaaaaaatcattttaaatcaacttttaagtcattttaatttaaataacttgtttcatcctgaacaatCCTGAAcaggttttacaaaaggtcgcaacacaactgatgcaggtgccaaacttttaaaatatatctatgaagcatgggaaagttctaagaatgctattggtgtgttctgtgatctgtccaaggcattcgattgtgttgaccataacactcttttactcaagttaagccactatggaatcaaaagtgttgcacttgatctcattgcgtcttatctcagtgatcataaaaaaaaaaaaaaaaccataatgggcgtcccacagggttcaattatGGGTCTTTTTCTAttcttagtgtacataaacgatttaccacaccatgttagcggcatatgtgagattgttctgtttgctgacgacacatccttAGTTTTTAAgaccgacagaaataaagataactctgacgatgtaaaccgtgccatatcgcatgtgtcgcattggttcactgcaaacaatttacttttaaatgcaaagaaaactaaatgtattgagttttcattaccaaatgttataaaattagataagtctataattatCGAAGGTGAAACACTAAAAatggagaattccacagtttttcTGGGAGtaaccttggattgtaaacttcagtggggcgctcatatagaaaaactgtctggaaaacttagctcagctgcatttgcagtgagaaaaataagacagtttactgatgttgatacagctagacttgtttattttgcgtactttcacagcgtaatgtcttacggtattttgttgtggggcaaggctgctgatatacattctatatttgtacttcaaaaaaaagcaattcgagcaatatttcaactaaaatcacgcgattctcttcgtcaaaagtttaaagaaataggcattttaacagtagcctgtcagtatatatatatatataacagtatagtttatgtaagacaaaatattaatttgtacaaacgaaaaggagatttaaacccacgtcttactagacacgggcatgagttagttatttctgcatatcgtctccaaagagttaaaaaatcttttgtgggtttgggtgtactcttctataacaagatccccaagactgtgatagACTTGCCAATGctcaactttaagcaatgtgttaaaaaacatttacttagtcaactacactattgatgagttccttaacgataaaggtgcttggaggccattggatcagcttccaccttcacacaggaaataaaactataagaaattgtaatttaattgttatcaaatgtaaattgtaatactgtatgactttttcaaaagagcaactgttgagtttcttgccggtatcttctcagcagaacatGCCTTCCggaccggtggtagaatctttacaaatactgacgtgtcaaaagtgcttgtaaactgagcctacttgaaataaatgaattttgaattttgaatttgaatttgaatttgatcaactagattattataaataatgtacGAAAACAGAAAATAGACATTTGATTATGATAAAGCAGAAAAAACATACACTTTATGGTAATGTCGTACTATAATTCACAACAACCAAAGCGAAATACAAACACACCAACGTTACGACTATTGCAACTAAAAGATACAGGCAAGCGAACAAAATACTGCCCGCAATTATAGCTAAAACCACCACAATTAAACTCATTATAACAAACACAATTAAATATAACACCAACAGCCACACATAAAGTTCGCATAACGAATCTTTTTCAATAATTGCAGCTATAAGCAATATTATTGATGCAACAATTAGTACAGCAGCAAATATTCCGTGAAAATAACGCTTGGGCTCGGTGAATGAGCTTGGAAAACCCACGTCTTCAAGTGAGGATGCACCAGACGATGTGGCCAAATATATATACACTGCTGACCAAATAAAACCCAATATTGATATGATAAACGCTGCGATTCGTAATGGTATACAGAAACAGCAAATGTTCACTATGGGGCAAAATTCAAGCGGGGACCCCATGATCGTtattatatcaaaatcaaaatgccCTTAATTGAGACTACTTGGTTATAGTACGATATTGATTAAATTCTGGCAATATTGCTTTAAACAGTTGGCATATTTTGCTCAAATTACTTGTGTAAATTATCATGCCAACGTCAATCATAAATGTCAAAATTTGACAAATAAGTGACTTTTCCTGTAGAAGCATCAAGATGCATCAAGAAGATTCTGCTTGATACACATTACTACctcttttaaaaatgaatatattctatctataaaaaaatctataaaaatgaACCTTGATtgaatttgttgtgggctcttctcggaccaaggctgatgttaatgatgataatgaatatgaTTAAATGGTTGATACCAGACTGTGatgtaataaactttcaaatattttcatacttatTCTTTGTAAAGAAGTCTGAGAATGTTCATCTAAGACCCTAAACAACATACCTCTTACGTTTCGCTGGATGAGATAAGTGATCATTCTCCTGACGCTGCCGGCTCGCATTCTCCTCCTCTGCTTCCTCACACCAAACACTCGCCGATGTCTCTTGAACGTTTCACTATCACACACTGACACTTTGTCATCGAAGAAATCCTCGCTCACACAACTCACGGGCAAGTCGATCGGAGGCAACGAGAACTTGCCAGGATTCAAACACTTTTTGGGCCAAACATCGTCTGAACTGTCGAAATCCAGTGGTAAATCTCGCGGCGTAGGAAGTTGTAAAGGCGGCAATATTCTATTGTAGGGGACAACACGTCGATCGCATCCAAATCTCGAGCTACCACTTGAGCTGAACCACATGTCACTTGAAAATAATGAGGATGACACAGAATCCCTCCTTAAATCAAGCTCATAGTTCCTGACTAGATTTATTGGGTTTCTGTGGACTGTTGCATTGCCAAGGTCGTAGCTCGGACGTGTTGAGGTGGTGTCGTATCCAGGAGAGGAAGACGAGGTCCAGAACGGTGGAACTGGTTCCATGTTGACGTAGGTGCGTGCGATGTTCTGCGGTGCCACAGAAACCGTGGGCGGCTCTGGGGAGAGCACGCCGAATGGATGCGTGAAGTAGAACAGACAGAGTGGCCGACCCtggaaacataaaaaatatattcaaattccaaaattcatttatttcatgtgggctcaatttacaagcactgtcacatgtcagttgactatttgttatTCTACCACCcgtttcggaaggcaggttctgctgagaagaaaccggcaagaaactcaacagttgctctttaaaaaaaaaatcatacaatattataatttacaattgatgacaacattacaatttcttattgttttacttcctgtttgaaggtggaagctgatccaatggcctctaaGCATCTTTATAAACTCGACTAtatttttgacacattgcttgaagctatgcattggcaggtccatcacatatatttcaattactcaattaataatataaagatatatttataataaactagcggacgccctcggctttgtccgcccttagattcCCTTAATCATGCcctatttcaaaatcaattcttATCAGACATCTATTAACTAGGTCACGTCACATTGGTTGACGTgtcctttcgcttttatacatatatttaaataatgttattcACTATAACCttgtcccgcggtttcaccagcgtagatCCCATTCCTGTCAGTATATCGGGATATATGACAATATTATGGTATACCTACTGGACTATAGTCTCTGTCCTTTTCATTTAGATCCCTTCAGCTGTTAGCCGTGAAGTAACATCAAGATGTAATTCAATCTGAATTTATCATTTTAAAGTTTAAGCAAAATTCTATGTTGTTACGAACCTTTACTTCATCGGTGGAAGTTGATGCGTCAGCTCTACCGCCATTCATGTTTCACTTCTTATTTCACTTTTTGTCCTgttcacttttatttatttttgtcatacTTATAGAATCGCTTAGATCTAAATGAATAACTGGTTGATCCATTGTTTGTGATCAAGACATGTATAGATTTAAATACAAACACTCACTAAAGTTCAAAGAatggatttatttttgtaactacTTTCAATCTTATAAGAA is a window encoding:
- the LOC128199310 gene encoding uncharacterized protein LOC128199310, with the translated sequence MNGGRADASTSTDEVKGRPLCLFYFTHPFGVLSPEPPTVSVAPQNIARTYVNMEPVPPFWTSSSSPGYDTTSTRPSYDLGNATVHRNPINLVRNYELDLRRDSVSSSLFSSDMWFSSSGSSRFGCDRRVVPYNRILPPLQLPTPRDLPLDFDSSDDVWPKKCLNPGKFSLPPIDLPVSCVSEDFFDDKVSVCDSETFKRHRRVFGVRKQRRRMRAGSVRRMITYLIQRNVRGWKKRAFQAHFPSPCVTFTEYLLLYYLLLM